Within the Bacillus pumilus genome, the region TGGATGGCCATCATGATAATCCCTTCAACTGTTGGAATAGAGTTATATATGGCAATATCATCTCGCTCAAACAGTTTCACAAGATTTCGATTCACCTGCTTTGCCAGATTGTCTAAGTACGTATTAGAAATACCTGAGTACAAGGTACAATGGGCAGGGGTTCTTTCTAAAAATGTTGCTTCTAGTAACACCTGCTCATTTGAGAAAACTGTCGCGACAACACCTTCATCCGTTGCCCCTGATACCGGCAGGATCATACTGTCTACCTGTTCGAATGGAAGTTCTGACATTTTTAGCTTTTCAGCCCCAATAAATCCGTGATCCAGCTGATCAAATCCAACCAAAAACACTTTGGCATGCTGCTGTGACAGCTTGCGAATAATTTCAAGCTGCCTTGCATCTCCCCCGATCACCGCAACCGTTAAACCGCTCAACATACTGACCGTTCACCTTCTTTATTTAAAAAAGTCTGTAATATTTTCTGAATCTCCCTTTCAGCATATGAGGAGAGGATTCAGCCTGTGAACAAATCGAAGAGAGAAAAGAAAAAGAGCACCCATTTATGATGGATGCTCTTTTTCCCCGGGCGGCTGAAGTGCTTCAGGCACATCGAGAATGATCATATCTGATCCTATTTTTTGAATGTGATTCCACGGGACGCGGATGTCATTTCCTTGCTTTCGAAAACCAAACCACTTCACCGAAGGTATAATGAGTGCTGTGATTTGACCGTCCTGTTCATTGATTTCAAGGTCGGTTTGTCCAAGCACGCCAAGCCGTTCCGCTCTTTTGATATCGACGATCTCTTTTCCTGACAGCTCACTTAGCCTCAAAATCGCATCACTTCCCTTCCGTATCATATATGCAGCCATAAGATGAAATAGACCGTCCCGCTTTTACAAGTTATGAATGATGCCAATTTGAATACCAAGCGGGTTTCAGTTGATGAAAGTAATCATGGTCTGCCAGCATTCTTTCCACTCGGTTCACCATATCTTTTACATGTTCACTGTCATAAGAAAGCGTCCAGACAATGGAAGAAAAGCAGCTCATTGCTGTATAAATAGAAAAAAGAAGCCAAAAATCGTCTGTCGTCTGTGAACTTACATAGTGATCCAGTTGCCCTGCTGAAAATGGAATACTATTTTCTCGGCTAAATAAGGACAATTTATAAAAGTCATGAACGGGGTCACCCCAGTCAGATTGATCAAAATCAATGACACCTGCATACTCACCTTCTTGTATGATGATATTCCCCAAATGAAAATCATCATGCTGGAATTGATTAGGTCTTGCCTTTACCGCATCAGCATGTGATTTGATAAAATCTAATACGAATTGATCCTGGGCAAAGGTCACTCCACTTGATCGATAGGCATGTACATACCGTTCATGTTTCGCCATGACTCTCTCATACCATGACGTAACATGAGAAGGAGCGGGGCATGTATGCATGAAACTCAGTGCTTCGCCCGCCCGTCTCCCGATTTCATACTGCTCTTTATTTGTAAGGAGATGAATGGCTGCTCTTGCGTTCTCTCCTTCAATAAAAGTGAAAATACGATAGGTACAGTTGAGTTCCGTATTCATTCCAATCTCCATCACTTCAGAACATAGTAGCCCTCGATCTTTTAACTTTTGCTGAATTGACGCTTTTCTTTTAAAATTTGAATACGTTTTGAGGTTTGATAGCTTGAGCACTAGCTTTTCACTTGAGGATGTTGTGACGAGATAAGTACGGTTGCCAGAAAAGCCAGATGTCATCAGCTGAAAGGAGATGGCTTGTGTCAGAAGCGGAGAGAGGCGTTTCAGTTTTTCATATTCCATGTAAGCAGTACTCCTTTCCACTTGATATACAATAAACGGCAGACCTCTTAAGAAGCCTGCCGTGTTGTTTACATTATGATGGCTGATCACCCGTAGGACTAATAAGCGAGAGCGCATAATCCTCTGTAAAGATTCGTTTTGATAAGTTATTCACACCGTCTAATGTGACTTTGTTAATTTCGTCAATAATTTCATCAAGCGTACGATGTTTGCCAAGGAGCAGTTCATTTTTACCGTTTCGGCTCATCTTGCTGTTTGTGCTTTCAAGACTGAGCATTAGGTTCCCTTTCATTTGCTCCTTAGAGTTTTCAAGCTCTTTTTGTGTGATTCCCTCACGCTTTAAGACGTCTAGCGTTTGTAAAATGGTTTCAGAGAGCAAGTTTAACTGCTTCGCTCCAGTCCCGCCATAAATCGTCAGCATGCCGTTATCTGCAAATGAACTGTGATAGCTAAAAACAGAATATGCGAGGCCTTTGTCTTCTCTTACATCCTGGAACAAGCGGCTGCTCATGCTTCCGCCAAGAACATTATTTAAGACGATTAAGTCATAGATGCCTTTATCTCCAGCTGGAAGGCCATTAAAGCCCATGCATAGATGCGCTTGCTCTGTTTCCTTTTTGCGTGTGAGCTTGTCATAGTGAAACTGCGGCGCTTCTACAGGCTGTTTTTTCCCTTTCGTTTCATACGAACCGAACAACTTTTCAACTTCACTAATGAATGTGTCATCTACATTCCCTGCAACAGAGATGACGACGCGGTCCGGCGTGTAGAATTCATCCATATAAGCTCTAAGAGAGTCACCGTTAAAGGTAGAAAGTGTTTCTTCTGTTCCTAAAATCGGGAACCCTAAAGAATGATCACCATAGATCGCTTTGCTCAACAGATCATGAACGATATCATCAGGCGTATCTTCATACATTTTGATTTCTTCATATACTACATTTTTTTCTTTTTTCAGCTCTTCTTCATCAAAAGCGGAATGGAAAAACATATCGCTCAATACATCGAGAGCGTAGCCGGCATGTGAATCAAGCACCTTTGCATAGTAGCAAGTGTATTCTTTTGACGTAAAGGCATTCACTTGACCACCGATGCGGTCAAAGGATTCTGCGATATCACGTGCAGATCTCGTCTTTGTCCCTTTAAAGAACATATGCTCTAGAAAGTGTGAGATTCCGTTAATTTCAGGTGTCTCATGTCTAGAACCCGTTCCAATCCAGACGCCAATTGCGACAGATCTTACAGTGGGATTGTTTTCAAGTACAATTCTTACTCCGTTTTGGCATGTATACGTTTTGACCAAGTTTTGCTCCTCCTATTCAACAAACAGATCGGATCACGGATGTCTTTTTTCACTTAGGAGGTCAGAAACCGTTCCTAATTCATAACCTCTTTCCTTGATTTGAGTGATAAGTGCGTCAAGACTTTTCGCCGTCGAATCTGTTGGATGCATTAATATCATCGCCCCATTGTGAATTTTCCCTAGTACCCGTTTTTGTAATATGTTTGGTGACGGTTTTTGCCAGTCAATGGTGTCTACCGTCCACATAATGGTTTCCATTCCTTCTTTTGCGGCTAGCTTCACTGTTTCTTCTTTAAAACTACCGCTTGGAGGGGCGAACCACTTCGGTTTTTTTCCAAGGGATTCTTCAATTTGACGATTCGTTTTGGTAATCTGCTCTAATGCTCGTTCTCTTGTCAGTGTGCGCATATCCGGGTGATTGTATGAATGGTTTCCAATTTCATGACCATCTGCCACGATCTTTTTAGCAAGATCCGTGCTTTTTTTCACCCATTTGCCCTCTAAGAAAAAGGTCGCCTTCACTTGATGCTTTTCCAGTGTCTTTAACATCTTGATTAAATGCTCGTCACCCCAAGCCACGTTAATGAGGAAAGCATTCATTTTTTTGTCTGGATGTCCCTTGTAAATAGGCTCAGCACCAAGTTCATGTAAATGAATAGAAGGTTTTGTTTCATTGAAAACAAGCAGCTTTTCATCAAATGACCCATGCTTTTTCATTTTTTCATAAGAGGCATCGATATTGACCGTCTGTCCATTTAGACCAGGCATCTTTTTCCACACTTTATCAATCTTAGCATTTTGCGCCTTCACTTCATAGTCAGAAGACTTCGATTCAATCTCTTGATATAAAATATCTTTTGAAACAGATGCAACCTCAGCATGCTCTTTCATTGATTCAATATATGTAACAGCAGCCGGCTGCTTCATTGTTTGATATGACACGAGCAGTAAAAATACAAACACAATGAATGGTAACGTTTTTTTCAATGGTTGTCCCTCCCCTTTACCACAAATTATGATGGGGAGAAACAAGCTAGAACTATAGTTAGCGCAAGAAAAGAAAGAAGCCTGGTACGGATACCTGGCTTCTCATATATTTCATTAAGACTGTTTTTCTTCTTTTTCCTTTTCTTCACGTAAAACAGCTTTGCGAGAAAGGTTCACACGGCCTTGTTTATCGATTTCAGTGACTTTGACAAGTAATTCATCGCCAATTTTCACAACATCTTCTACTTTGCCTACACGATCAAGCGCAAGTTCAGAAATATGAACAAGTCCATCTTTGCCGCTGAAGATTTCAAGGAAAGCACCGAATTTTTCAATGCGTTTTACTTTACCTAAGTAAAGTTGTCCTACTTCAACTTCTCTCACAAGATCTTCAATGATTTTCTTCGCTTTTTGATTCATGTCTTCTTCTGTAGAAGAGATAAAGATTGTACCATCTTGTTCAATATCAATTTTCACACCGGTATCTTCGATGATTTTATTGATTTGTTTACCGCTTGGTCCGATGACATCGCGAATTTTATCAGGATTGATTTTCATCGTTAAGATTTTTGGTGCATAACGAGACAATTCTCCTCTAGAAGTAGGAATCGTTGATAGCATGCTATCTAAAATTTCCATTCTTCCTTTTTTCGCTTGTTGGAGAGCTTCTTCCAAGATGTCTTTTGATAGACCATCAATTTTGATATCCATTTGAAGTGCAGTTACACCTTTTGATGTACCTGCCACTTTAAAGTCCATATCGCCAAGTGCATCTTCCATTCCTTGAATGTCTGTCAGCACTGTGTAGTATTCACCAGATTTCACAAGTCCCATTGCAATCCCTGCAACTGGTGCTTTAATTGGAACACCCGCATCCATCATCGCAAGTGTGCTTGCGCAAATACTTGCTTGTGAAGTAGATCCGTTTGATTCTAGTACCTCAGACACAAGGCGAACCGTATAAGGGAAATCTTTTTCAGATGGAATCACTGGTTCTAATGCTCGTTCACCTAGCGCTCCATGTCCAATTTCACGTCGGCCTGGGCCACGCATTGGACCTGTCTCACCAACACTGAATTGCGGGAAGTTGTAATGGTGCATGAAGCGTTTTGATTCTTCAACGCCTAAACCGTCAAGAATTTGCACATCGCCAAGTGCACCTAATGTACAAATACTAAGCGCCTGTGTTTGTCCTCTTGTAAATAGACCTGAACCGTGCGTTCTTGGCAGAAGTCCTACTTCTGAAGAAAGTGGCCGGATTTGATCTACACCGCGTCCATCTGGACGTACTTTCTCTTCAGTGATCAGACGACGAACTTCATTTTTGACAAGCTTGTTTAATACATCTTTCGCTTGTTTAATCG harbors:
- a CDS encoding YlmC/YmxH family sporulation protein, yielding MRLSELSGKEIVDIKRAERLGVLGQTDLEINEQDGQITALIIPSVKWFGFRKQGNDIRVPWNHIQKIGSDMIILDVPEALQPPGEKEHPS
- a CDS encoding aminoglycoside phosphotransferase family protein, which produces MEYEKLKRLSPLLTQAISFQLMTSGFSGNRTYLVTTSSSEKLVLKLSNLKTYSNFKRKASIQQKLKDRGLLCSEVMEIGMNTELNCTYRIFTFIEGENARAAIHLLTNKEQYEIGRRAGEALSFMHTCPAPSHVTSWYERVMAKHERYVHAYRSSGVTFAQDQFVLDFIKSHADAVKARPNQFQHDDFHLGNIIIQEGEYAGVIDFDQSDWGDPVHDFYKLSLFSRENSIPFSAGQLDHYVSSQTTDDFWLLFSIYTAMSCFSSIVWTLSYDSEHVKDMVNRVERMLADHDYFHQLKPAWYSNWHHS
- a CDS encoding M16 family metallopeptidase encodes the protein MVKTYTCQNGVRIVLENNPTVRSVAIGVWIGTGSRHETPEINGISHFLEHMFFKGTKTRSARDIAESFDRIGGQVNAFTSKEYTCYYAKVLDSHAGYALDVLSDMFFHSAFDEEELKKEKNVVYEEIKMYEDTPDDIVHDLLSKAIYGDHSLGFPILGTEETLSTFNGDSLRAYMDEFYTPDRVVISVAGNVDDTFISEVEKLFGSYETKGKKQPVEAPQFHYDKLTRKKETEQAHLCMGFNGLPAGDKGIYDLIVLNNVLGGSMSSRLFQDVREDKGLAYSVFSYHSSFADNGMLTIYGGTGAKQLNLLSETILQTLDVLKREGITQKELENSKEQMKGNLMLSLESTNSKMSRNGKNELLLGKHRTLDEIIDEINKVTLDGVNNLSKRIFTEDYALSLISPTGDQPS
- a CDS encoding polysaccharide deacetylase family protein, coding for MKQPAAVTYIESMKEHAEVASVSKDILYQEIESKSSDYEVKAQNAKIDKVWKKMPGLNGQTVNIDASYEKMKKHGSFDEKLLVFNETKPSIHLHELGAEPIYKGHPDKKMNAFLINVAWGDEHLIKMLKTLEKHQVKATFFLEGKWVKKSTDLAKKIVADGHEIGNHSYNHPDMRTLTRERALEQITKTNRQIEESLGKKPKWFAPPSGSFKEETVKLAAKEGMETIMWTVDTIDWQKPSPNILQKRVLGKIHNGAMILMHPTDSTAKSLDALITQIKERGYELGTVSDLLSEKRHP
- the pnp gene encoding polyribonucleotide nucleotidyltransferase; this encodes MGQEKHVFTIDWAGRQLTVETGQLAKQANGAVLVRYGDTAVLSSATASKEPKPLDFFPLTVNYEERLYAVGKIPGGFIKREGRPSEKAILASRLIDRPIRPLFADGFRNEVQVISIVMSVDQDCSSEMAAMFGSSLALCVSDIPFEGPIAGVTVGRVDGKFIINPNVEQLEQSDINLVVAGTKDAINMVEAGADEVPEETMLEAIMYGHQEIKRLIEFQEEIVKAVGKAKIDIPLYEVDQTLADEVKALAETDLLKAIQVHEKHAREDAISAVKKAVVEKFEEEDRDEATIKQAKDVLNKLVKNEVRRLITEEKVRPDGRGVDQIRPLSSEVGLLPRTHGSGLFTRGQTQALSICTLGALGDVQILDGLGVEESKRFMHHYNFPQFSVGETGPMRGPGRREIGHGALGERALEPVIPSEKDFPYTVRLVSEVLESNGSTSQASICASTLAMMDAGVPIKAPVAGIAMGLVKSGEYYTVLTDIQGMEDALGDMDFKVAGTSKGVTALQMDIKIDGLSKDILEEALQQAKKGRMEILDSMLSTIPTSRGELSRYAPKILTMKINPDKIRDVIGPSGKQINKIIEDTGVKIDIEQDGTIFISSTEEDMNQKAKKIIEDLVREVEVGQLYLGKVKRIEKFGAFLEIFSGKDGLVHISELALDRVGKVEDVVKIGDELLVKVTEIDKQGRVNLSRKAVLREEKEKEEKQS